The DNA sequence TCTGTAAATCAAATGAAAAGCTGGCAGTATTGATTTAATACAGATTTAACTGTCATAAATAGAGAGTTTTACGTAAATTTCCAGTTCTGGTGCCTGGTTACTTGGTACTGCCCAGAGGGTTGTTATCCTGTGAATTTACAGAAACAAATCTGTGACAATACTTTGCTTTTTCCatctttctctcactctcttttTATGCACTTGTATTCATCGTCTTTTCTCCACTGAaatttacccccctccccccataaatGCTTCTCTCTGCTTGAGGTGTTTAGTCCTTTTCAGAGGGAGGTGCCTCAAGAATGTTGTTTTGTCTATGCGAGTTTCCACTTTGTATGATCTTACTCTTCAGACAGTATTTACTATTTATGTAAATGTCAGTAACTCAAGGGCACTTGTTGTTAGAGCTAGTTGTTAAAAACTTGACTTTTACTTTTAGGGAGTACAGTGGTAAGTTCTCCTGCCAATGTTTTTTGAAGacaaaaatcaaaatattggctACAGCATTTTCAGAACATCACACTAATTTACTCTATCATTTTTGTAAGCATTTGtaacataaacattttttttttttatgcatgaTCGCCTTGGGATTTTTGAGTGTTTATTTCAGTGTTTAGTGACGCTCATTTCAACACAGCTTTCATTCCATATGATTCAGCGTTCAGTGTCACTGAGGTATCAAAATGAAATGGCATTTCCTGTCAGCTCTGGGCTCATAACGAGCttctgcattaattaaccagccCTTTCGGTTCTTGTCCTGACCCCGCATGCATAAAAATATAGCTGAATAATCCTCTTTGACTCCAAAGCAGTGTGATTAAGCTCACGGGTTGAAGATCAGCTCTTTTTCCACTGAGTGTGTACCTCATTCATGTGCTGACataatcatcaccatcatctttTTTCACTGAGTGTGTACCTCATTCATGTGCTGACataatcatcaccatcatctttTTTCACTGAGTGTGTACctcattcatgtgctgacgtCACGGTTTTGCACGGCTGCCAGTCCGTGCCGTCGTCCTGCCTTCACGGCAGGCGAGGTGCGCGCTGCAccctgtgtgcgtgcgtgtttgaGCCGCATGTCCGTCTCTGCACAGCGCCTTCTGCTCATCTGCTCTCACACCTGTCCCCCTCGCTTATCTCCCTCTCCCCACTGGATGGGCCTTTTGCTGGGATCCTCTAATCACAGGAGCTGGATGAGGTACTTTGATTCCCATGATTCTCCTAACAGTGGCAGTGTCTTTGATCCTCTCTgtacctattttttttttattttttatttttttaaaaaagaagaaTCTAGATCTACTGAAAGTATTATTTTGTACTTGTTGGCTTTTcttttgctgtgttttgtttACTGGTAGAAAAAAACACTACTTATGTCCCCAGTTCGTTAGTCCCTTTCGGTTtgctttgttgttgttgttttggtgGTGTCACAGTACCATTGTGAAATAGTTCAGGATGTCTTTTGATTAACCAGTGTATGTTAAAAAAATTGTACCGTttactttgcccccccccacctcccattgTCTACTACCCCTCTGTGTCAGCTGGTCGACGACCGCATGGCTCTGGTGTCGGGGGTCAGTTTGGACCCAGAAGCTGCTATTGGAGTCACCAAAAGGCTGTCCCCAAAGTGGGTGGATGGGGTGGATGAGGTAGGTGAGGAAGGAAGGCGTTAATTCTTAAAGCGACAGGGATCAAAAGGTACATAGTAGAAACTAGTTTTCAACCATTTCTGATGATTCACTTTAAGCTAGCATTAATTTGTTGATTATTTATAAGCGAGTTGAATCgtcaaaaaatgtgtttttttttttgagaatgtCTCGTGTGACCTTTAACCTGCCGTCACGTGCATCTGTCCGGCAGATTCAGTATGACATCACACGGATACGGCAGAAGATGAAGGAGCTCGCCAGCCTGCACGACAAGCACATGAACCGACCCACGCTGGACGACAGCAGTGAGGAGGAGCATGCGATTGAGATCACCACGCAGGAGATTACGCAGGTAAGGTGCCACGGGGCGGCTGCGGGGCGGCTGCGGGGCGGCTGCGGGGCGGCTACACTGGCGGCGGTCGTCCTCCGGCTCCTTAAAAATGGACGACCTGGCCTTCCCCAGATGTTCCACCGCTGTCAGCGCTCTGTGACCGGCCTGCAGACTCGCTGTGGCCACTGCACCCAGCAGGAGGAGCGTCTGCTCCGCAATGTGGTGTCCTCTCTGGCCCAAAGTTTGCAGGACCTGTCCACCAGCTTCCGGCACACGCAGTCTGACTACCTGAAACGTGAGTGTGGAGCCGCCCCTGCCCTGCCTTCATAGGCGTCGTATCCTCTCCTCATCCCCCTTCTTTCTCACTTGGACGTTCTCCTAGCATGTCGGCTTTTAAATTCCTTTTATTATTGATTTTATGCAGGCATGAAAAATCGAGAGGAGCGGTCTAAGCACTTTTTTGACACGTCCGGCCCACTTATGGAGGAGGATGAAGACATGGCCCTCTATGACCGGGTGAGAGACAGCTTAGATTCACAAGACCTGGCGCTAGTGCATATACGCTATGGTTGCAATGggttaaatatttattattttgctgTGTGAAGTTGAATAGTTAAAAAATTAAGTAGTTTTCTCAGTTTTTAAGCTGATATTCTGTATTGGAAAATGTTGGTTGTAATGTGTATGAAATATGTAACTGTAATCCAAACAATAGATCAATGTAGTATTCAATTTTCTTTAGCCATGTGACGCTTTAGTGGTGAAATACTACTAAATTACACGCAAAAGACCTTTTTAAACAGTTGAAAAGTAGTGTCTCCTGCTGTGCTTTGACTTCTGTTCCAAAATCAGAGAGCTGTGGCTAATGGACCGTCAACGCCTTTGTTTATGGGATGTCTCGTCCTTCCAGGGATTCACAGACGACCAGCTGCTCTTGGTGGAGCAGAATACAGTTatggtggaggagagagagCGGGAGATCCGGCAAATCgttcagtccatctcagacctCAACGAGATCTTTCGGGATCTAGCCTCCATGGTGGTGGAGCAGGTGTGTGGTGTCTGATGCATCCTCCCAGTATGGATAGCTAATCTGGTGGGGACATTCATTTTGCCTTTTCGTTGGGACCTAACGAGGGCTGGTATCAAGTTCAAGCCAGTTGACTAATGAACCAGACTGAGACTGGTTGCCTGTTCTTAGCCATTAGTATGCGAGTGAGTCAGTTAGATTCCTATAGCCTGGTTTTGATGAACTTTGTCGGTTCACTGTGGAATTTGACTAAGTTTGTGTGCTGGTTTGGTGGAGAATGTTGGTAGCGTTTACATCAAATCTGtccatataaatattttagtgaAATGTAAGTCAACTCATTCACCGCAAGGCTTCAGAAAAACTTATATGGGCTGATCTCAAAAACAGGGAAAATTGAACTTACttgaatttaattttttttacattttttttaaacttctgctgctgtagccataCAAATCGGTTTTTGCTTATGTTGATGGTGAACTTAACCTTGCAAACGAGCATGTTCGGGGGCACAGTTTTGTATCCagtcggaggggggggggggcgatgatTTTTGAAAGGTTACAGTTTAGCAGAATTTTGTTTCCCACTCGCTGTCAGGGCACTGTACTCGACAGAATCGACTTCAACGTGGAGCAAGCCTGCGTCAAAACGGACGATGGATTAAAACAACTGCAGAAGGTGAGGAGGTGCTGCCGGGAAAGCCTGTGATCACAGAGCCTTGATCATTACCGACAAATACATGCACATGTGTTGTGAGTGAACCGTCCTGACATTTTTAAAGGTGCTGTTAATGCAGTTTTAGTCCAACCATTCAGCGATTTTCCCCCAGAAGGTGGGGGACATGAGGCAGGGCGTGCTCAAGACCCAATGCCACATACACGCACTCTCAGAGTTATGCTCTGTCGGGTATTAGGCATCACCAGTTCGCTCGAACCAAATTTTACGAGGGGAATCCACACAAACATAAGGAAAGTGTGCAAGCTTCACGCACCGAGAGCTGTGGTCAGACCTATAAACGGGTGTCTG is a window from the Brienomyrus brachyistius isolate T26 chromosome 8, BBRACH_0.4, whole genome shotgun sequence genome containing:
- the stx16 gene encoding syntaxin-16 isoform X2, translating into MATRRLTDAFLLMRNNAIQNRQILAEQLVDDRMALVSGVSLDPEAAIGVTKRLSPKWVDGVDEIQYDITRIRQKMKELASLHDKHMNRPTLDDSSEEEHAIEITTQEITQMFHRCQRSVTGLQTRCGHCTQQEERLLRNVVSSLAQSLQDLSTSFRHTQSDYLKRMKNREERSKHFFDTSGPLMEEDEDMALYDRGFTDDQLLLVEQNTVMVEEREREIRQIVQSISDLNEIFRDLASMVVEQGTVLDRIDFNVEQACVKTDDGLKQLQKAEQYQKKNRKMLFILILFVIVVILIIVLFGVKLR
- the stx16 gene encoding syntaxin-16 isoform X1; protein product: MATRRLTDAFLLMRNNAIQNRQILAEQVSTHEPRRDLSTRSNAALVDDRMALVSGVSLDPEAAIGVTKRLSPKWVDGVDEIQYDITRIRQKMKELASLHDKHMNRPTLDDSSEEEHAIEITTQEITQMFHRCQRSVTGLQTRCGHCTQQEERLLRNVVSSLAQSLQDLSTSFRHTQSDYLKRMKNREERSKHFFDTSGPLMEEDEDMALYDRGFTDDQLLLVEQNTVMVEEREREIRQIVQSISDLNEIFRDLASMVVEQGTVLDRIDFNVEQACVKTDDGLKQLQKAEQYQKKNRKMLFILILFVIVVILIIVLFGVKLR
- the stx16 gene encoding syntaxin-16 isoform X3, which encodes MALVSGVSLDPEAAIGVTKRLSPKWVDGVDEIQYDITRIRQKMKELASLHDKHMNRPTLDDSSEEEHAIEITTQEITQMFHRCQRSVTGLQTRCGHCTQQEERLLRNVVSSLAQSLQDLSTSFRHTQSDYLKRMKNREERSKHFFDTSGPLMEEDEDMALYDRGFTDDQLLLVEQNTVMVEEREREIRQIVQSISDLNEIFRDLASMVVEQGTVLDRIDFNVEQACVKTDDGLKQLQKAEQYQKKNRKMLFILILFVIVVILIIVLFGVKLR